Proteins encoded by one window of uncultured Draconibacterium sp.:
- a CDS encoding prolyl oligopeptidase family serine peptidase — protein sequence MDFNTDVFRFSYTSLTTPNSIYDYNLKSKERTLLKQDEVLGGFNKDDYETKRIYATAGDGTKIPMSIVYKKGMEKNGDNPTLLYGYGSYGYTYNPSFSLARLPLLDRGFVYAIAHIRGSQINGRQWYEDGKLLKKMNTFTDFNDCAQFLIDDGYTNSDKLFAMGGSAGGLLMGACINLRPELYKGVIAAVPFVDVVTTMLDETIPLTTSEFDEWGNPKIEKYYYYMLSYSPYDNVEAKDYPALLVTTGLHDSQVQYWEPAKWVAKLRELKTDDNPLLFHINMDYGHGGASGRFEWIKETALEYAFIFDQIGIAE from the coding sequence TTGGATTTTAACACCGATGTTTTCCGTTTTAGTTACACCTCGTTAACAACACCGAATTCGATTTACGACTATAATCTGAAATCGAAAGAGCGTACCTTGCTAAAGCAGGATGAAGTGTTGGGCGGTTTTAACAAAGATGATTACGAAACCAAACGTATTTATGCAACTGCCGGCGACGGTACAAAAATTCCAATGTCCATCGTCTATAAAAAAGGAATGGAGAAGAATGGCGATAATCCTACTTTATTGTATGGATATGGTTCGTACGGATATACGTATAATCCAAGCTTTTCATTGGCTCGATTGCCGCTGCTCGATCGTGGTTTTGTTTACGCAATTGCTCATATTCGTGGAAGCCAGATTAATGGTCGCCAGTGGTACGAAGACGGTAAACTGCTGAAAAAGATGAACACATTTACCGATTTTAACGACTGTGCACAATTCCTGATCGACGACGGATATACGAATTCAGATAAATTATTCGCGATGGGCGGTAGTGCCGGCGGGCTGTTAATGGGAGCCTGCATCAATCTTCGTCCCGAGTTGTACAAAGGTGTTATTGCCGCAGTACCGTTTGTTGATGTAGTTACTACCATGCTCGACGAAACTATTCCGCTTACTACAAGCGAATTCGACGAATGGGGAAATCCAAAAATTGAGAAATATTATTACTATATGCTTTCGTATTCACCATACGACAATGTAGAAGCCAAAGATTACCCGGCATTGCTGGTTACTACCGGACTGCACGACTCGCAGGTTCAGTATTGGGAACCTGCCAAATGGGTGGCCAAGTTGCGCGAATTGAAAACTGATGATAATCCGTTGTTATTCCATATTAATATGGATTACGGCCACGGAGGTGCCTCCGGACGTTTTGAATGGATAAAAGAAACCGCATTGGAATATGCGTTTATATTTGACCAGATAGGTATTGCAGAATAA
- a CDS encoding TIM barrel protein, whose amino-acid sequence MTNRRNFLKAAGLGVAASAIPVFTQAAVLPSNSKKTTFKFDFGVASYSLREFDTETALDMVLRCGVNRVTFKSMHLPLDSDKAAIDTTLALCNEKGVTLYGGGVVYMRSKEDVDQAFEYAKMSKMDMIVGVPNHELLEYVEGKVKEYDIKLAIHNHGPGDKLYPSAESAYVKIKDMDARMGLCIDIGHTKRIGRDPEQDVKDFFDRVFDIHIKDVTKAEHDGTTCTIGHGVIDFVSFLKAVIKLDYNGTLALEYEPEGKDPLPAMMESFGYIRGILATM is encoded by the coding sequence ATGACTAACAGAAGAAATTTTCTTAAAGCCGCCGGACTGGGAGTTGCTGCTTCGGCAATTCCGGTTTTTACCCAGGCTGCAGTGTTGCCTTCAAACAGTAAAAAAACAACATTCAAATTCGATTTTGGAGTTGCATCCTATTCATTGCGCGAGTTTGATACTGAAACAGCACTGGATATGGTGTTGCGTTGCGGAGTAAATCGTGTAACATTTAAAAGTATGCACTTGCCGCTCGATTCGGATAAAGCAGCCATTGATACAACGCTTGCTTTGTGCAACGAAAAAGGAGTAACACTTTATGGCGGTGGCGTGGTTTATATGCGCTCGAAAGAAGATGTTGACCAGGCTTTTGAATATGCCAAAATGTCTAAAATGGATATGATTGTCGGTGTTCCTAACCACGAGTTGCTCGAGTATGTAGAAGGAAAAGTTAAAGAATACGACATAAAGCTGGCCATTCATAATCATGGCCCGGGCGATAAACTTTACCCAAGTGCCGAAAGTGCATATGTAAAAATTAAAGATATGGATGCGCGAATGGGTTTGTGTATCGATATTGGGCACACAAAACGTATTGGTCGCGATCCGGAACAGGATGTGAAAGACTTTTTCGACCGCGTTTTTGATATTCATATTAAAGACGTAACCAAGGCAGAACATGATGGCACAACCTGCACCATCGGACATGGAGTGATCGATTTCGTTTCTTTCCTGAAAGCCGTTATAAAGTTGGATTATAATGGAACTTTAGCTTTGGAATACGAACCGGAAGGAAAGGATCCACTACCGGCTATGATGGAAAGTTTTGGCTACATAAGAGGTATTTTAGCAACGATGTAA
- a CDS encoding Gfo/Idh/MocA family oxidoreductase, whose product MTNRRDFLKKVSAGAAGVAVGGTAMGMSAKSYSKILGANDKLNVAIMGLGRRLGAYYAPIAEKESNVELKYLCDVMEHQRKRAAENFSKHIDYKPKLENDFRKILDDKDVDCIINATPDHWHTPGSVMAMQAGKHVYVEKPCSHNMYENEMIVKAAEKYNKVVQMGNQQRSSGHTIEIIKEIHNGIIGVPYRAVAFYLNQRGEVPVQKKAAVPTGLDWEIWQGPAVHREYTEETWDYNWHWYGWNYGTGETGNNATHELDVARWALQVGLPNNVHVEAGKRHFFNDGWEMYDTMDATFLFGGDKVIKWDGRSRSGQDTYGLGGRGTIIFGSEGTVFVDRGKYILYDRGGKIIKDSVSASQEAGTALGGGGDMSTKHVQNWFNGIRGVGQLNSHIMEGAISQTMVHYSNVAYRIGHGFDIDDKTGIMFDRDAMKLWGREYDPNWEPKL is encoded by the coding sequence ATGACTAACAGAAGAGATTTTTTAAAAAAGGTGTCGGCAGGTGCAGCCGGTGTTGCAGTTGGAGGAACTGCCATGGGCATGTCGGCAAAAAGCTACAGCAAAATTTTGGGTGCCAACGATAAACTGAATGTCGCCATTATGGGACTTGGCCGTCGATTGGGTGCTTATTACGCACCGATTGCTGAGAAAGAGAGTAATGTAGAGCTAAAATACCTGTGCGATGTAATGGAGCATCAACGTAAACGTGCGGCCGAAAATTTTTCAAAGCACATTGATTATAAGCCGAAGCTTGAGAACGATTTCAGGAAGATTTTGGATGATAAGGATGTGGATTGTATTATCAACGCCACTCCCGACCACTGGCACACTCCCGGATCGGTAATGGCAATGCAGGCCGGAAAACACGTTTATGTTGAAAAGCCCTGTAGCCATAATATGTATGAAAATGAAATGATCGTAAAAGCGGCCGAAAAATACAATAAGGTCGTTCAAATGGGTAACCAGCAACGTTCATCAGGTCATACCATCGAGATCATCAAAGAAATTCATAACGGAATAATTGGGGTTCCGTATCGTGCGGTAGCATTTTATCTGAACCAAAGAGGTGAAGTGCCTGTACAGAAAAAAGCAGCGGTGCCAACTGGTCTGGACTGGGAAATCTGGCAGGGACCTGCTGTTCATCGTGAATATACCGAAGAAACCTGGGATTACAACTGGCACTGGTACGGTTGGAATTACGGAACCGGAGAGACAGGAAATAATGCCACACACGAATTGGATGTAGCTCGCTGGGCATTACAGGTTGGTTTGCCAAATAATGTGCATGTAGAGGCCGGGAAACGTCATTTTTTCAATGATGGCTGGGAAATGTACGATACTATGGATGCAACTTTCCTTTTTGGTGGCGACAAAGTAATTAAGTGGGATGGTCGCAGCCGTTCCGGTCAGGATACCTATGGATTAGGTGGCCGCGGAACAATTATTTTTGGTAGCGAGGGAACTGTTTTTGTAGATCGGGGAAAATACATTTTGTACGACCGCGGTGGCAAAATTATTAAAGATAGTGTGTCTGCATCGCAGGAAGCCGGAACTGCACTGGGTGGCGGTGGCGATATGTCGACCAAACATGTACAAAACTGGTTCAACGGAATTCGTGGTGTTGGCCAGTTGAATTCGCACATTATGGAAGGTGCAATCAGTCAGACAATGGTACACTATTCAAACGTGGCCTATAGAATTGGTCATGGTTTTGATATTGATGATAAAACAGGAATTATGTTCGACCGCGACGCCATGAAACT